A single genomic interval of Fibrobacter sp. UWB4 harbors:
- a CDS encoding glycosyltransferase encodes MPAVSVIIPMYNTEAFIKDCLDSLIAQTFSDFEAIIIDDGSTDGGARIAASYASSDSRFKLIGQPNKGPSEARNTGLKIMRGEYVTFIDSDDCVAPNFLETLFFIAQLHQADIACCTSQYIDETYVANKIAPSTAVSTILTPEKATATALYQDSLPDYSAWNKLYRASLWKERLFPAGVIFEDLATIPDVLLAANEVAITNSKLYLYRKRSNSILSSRFTPEKAVLLDIAENVFDKMKNVSKPLYKAARSMLVSASFSILMRSEDSDEFADCRKRAIAHIRKYRLGTFFDLKIRMRNRMAILLSYLPRPLFFKLLKKGLS; translated from the coding sequence ATGCCAGCCGTAAGCGTCATCATCCCGATGTACAACACCGAGGCATTCATCAAGGATTGCCTCGATAGTCTTATCGCTCAAACATTTTCAGATTTTGAAGCCATCATCATCGACGACGGCTCAACCGATGGCGGAGCTAGAATAGCAGCCAGTTACGCCTCGTCTGATTCGAGATTCAAGCTCATCGGGCAACCGAACAAAGGACCATCCGAAGCGCGCAATACGGGTCTCAAGATCATGCGCGGCGAATACGTGACGTTTATCGATAGCGATGACTGCGTAGCTCCGAACTTTCTTGAAACGCTCTTTTTCATTGCACAACTACACCAAGCCGATATCGCCTGTTGCACAAGCCAGTATATCGACGAGACATACGTAGCCAACAAAATTGCGCCAAGCACAGCTGTCTCTACAATACTCACACCCGAGAAAGCGACGGCAACCGCTTTATACCAGGATTCCCTGCCGGACTATTCAGCTTGGAACAAGCTATACAGGGCAAGCCTCTGGAAAGAACGCCTGTTCCCTGCCGGTGTAATCTTCGAAGACTTAGCGACCATTCCCGATGTTCTTTTGGCAGCAAACGAAGTCGCGATCACGAATTCAAAACTTTATCTATACCGCAAACGCAGCAACAGCATTCTCAGCTCCCGTTTTACCCCCGAAAAAGCAGTTCTACTAGACATTGCAGAAAACGTTTTCGATAAGATGAAGAACGTTTCGAAGCCGTTGTACAAGGCCGCCCGCAGCATGCTCGTAAGCGCAAGCTTCAGCATTCTGATGCGATCCGAGGATTCGGATGAATTTGCAGATTGCCGCAAAAGAGCGATAGCCCACATCCGCAAGTACCGTTTGGGCACCTTCTTTGACCTAAAAATCCGCATGCGAAACCGCATGGCCATTCTACTTTCGTACCTCCCTCGCCCACTATTCTTCAAGCTTTTGAAGAAAGGACTTTCGTGA
- a CDS encoding superoxide dismutase has product MLQPVNGKFDMPTLPYGTADLAPALSQESILFHFGKHLQTYVNNLNAALPGSGFEGKSLEEIVKSAEGGIFNNAGQILNHTLYFLQFKPASSSNVPTGRIAELIVRDFGTFEKFKDDFQTKGAGLFGSGWVWLSATDNEKLVITQEANAQNPITKDLKPLLTFDVWEHAYYIDYRNRRPDYLKALWNIVNWDVVNERLG; this is encoded by the coding sequence ATGTTACAACCTGTCAACGGAAAATTTGATATGCCGACGCTCCCGTACGGAACTGCGGATCTAGCCCCGGCATTGAGCCAAGAGTCTATTCTTTTTCATTTTGGCAAGCATTTGCAGACTTACGTGAACAATCTCAATGCCGCACTTCCAGGGAGTGGTTTTGAAGGCAAGTCGCTTGAGGAAATTGTTAAAAGCGCTGAAGGGGGAATCTTCAATAATGCAGGGCAGATTTTGAATCATACGCTGTATTTCTTGCAGTTCAAACCAGCTTCGTCTAGCAATGTTCCTACGGGCAGAATTGCCGAATTGATCGTTCGTGATTTTGGTACGTTTGAAAAGTTCAAGGATGATTTCCAGACGAAAGGCGCGGGTCTATTCGGTTCCGGTTGGGTCTGGCTTTCGGCTACGGATAACGAGAAACTTGTAATCACGCAGGAAGCCAATGCCCAAAATCCGATAACAAAGGATCTTAAACCGCTCCTTACGTTTGACGTGTGGGAACATGCCTACTATATCGATTACCGCAATCGCCGTCCGGACTATCTCAAGGCGCTGTGGAACATCGTCAATTGGGATGTCGTGAACGAGCGCCTTGGCTAA
- a CDS encoding N-acetylmuramoyl-L-alanine amidase, with protein sequence MANYTNSPLVSYVALSPNKTTIRTHAIDTITIHCTAGQMSVESLGTHFANKAVMASSNYGIGKDGRIAMFVPESSRSWCSSNPENDHRAITIEVSSDDKSPYAVYSEAYDSLITLVADVCRRNGITQLRWKHDKSLVGKTDAEGKLLQNLTLHKWFANKACPGEFLEGHMSEIAEKVNALLQH encoded by the coding sequence ATGGCAAACTACACCAACAGTCCACTCGTATCTTATGTTGCGCTGTCACCGAACAAGACAACAATAAGGACACACGCGATAGATACAATTACCATCCATTGCACAGCAGGCCAGATGTCAGTCGAAAGCCTCGGGACTCATTTTGCGAACAAAGCCGTTATGGCATCTTCAAATTACGGCATCGGTAAAGACGGGCGAATCGCAATGTTTGTGCCGGAATCATCCCGCAGTTGGTGCAGCAGCAACCCGGAAAACGACCATCGAGCCATCACCATCGAAGTATCAAGTGATGACAAATCCCCTTATGCCGTCTACTCCGAAGCATATGATTCGTTAATCACCCTCGTCGCCGACGTATGCCGTAGAAATGGCATTACCCAGCTCCGCTGGAAGCACGACAAGTCGCTGGTAGGGAAAACAGACGCAGAGGGTAAGCTTCTACAGAACCTTACCCTCCACAAGTGGTTTGCAAACAAGGCTTGTCCAGGAGAATTTCTCGAAGGACACATGTCTGAAATTGCAGAAAAGGTGAACGCCTTGCTGCAACACTAG
- a CDS encoding GNAT family N-acetyltransferase, which produces MDIKVLRATEEWQRAGAYSVRIQAMNRAYHISLRDEFDEHDCDDTKFIVLLDDEYPVATCRFYEIDAETATIGRVVVMPEYRGQKLGAMAVREAEKWIAECGYKQIIIDSRLEATGFYEKLGYKLIGDQPHRWGVFECTRMTKSL; this is translated from the coding sequence ATGGATATTAAAGTTCTCCGAGCTACAGAAGAATGGCAACGCGCAGGTGCATACAGCGTACGCATCCAAGCGATGAATCGGGCGTACCACATATCACTCCGTGATGAATTCGACGAGCACGACTGTGACGACACAAAGTTCATCGTTTTACTGGATGATGAATATCCTGTAGCGACGTGCAGATTCTACGAAATTGACGCAGAAACGGCAACAATCGGGCGCGTGGTCGTGATGCCGGAATATCGCGGCCAAAAGCTCGGCGCCATGGCCGTCCGCGAAGCCGAAAAATGGATTGCCGAGTGCGGCTATAAACAGATTATCATCGACAGCCGCCTAGAAGCCACAGGATTTTACGAGAAACTCGGATACAAGCTCATCGGTGATCAACCGCACCGCTGGGGCGTCTTTGAATGTACACGCATGACAAAAAGCCTTTAG
- a CDS encoding murein L,D-transpeptidase family protein, translating into MLTSPIDNILVEKAKRQMHLRNGDVVVKSYRISLGKNPVGAKVKSGDNKTPEGNYTIERHNPKSIFHLSLRISYPNAEQIKAAKEGNYEPGGDIMIHGYPNKIPAFLFKFWHKWKDWTAGCIAVTNDEIEEIYDAVKDGTPITIKP; encoded by the coding sequence ATGCTCACCTCACCCATCGATAACATTCTCGTAGAAAAGGCGAAGCGCCAAATGCACTTGCGCAACGGCGATGTCGTTGTCAAGTCATACAGAATTTCATTGGGTAAGAATCCAGTCGGAGCAAAAGTCAAATCCGGCGACAACAAGACGCCCGAAGGCAATTATACCATCGAAAGGCACAACCCCAAAAGCATTTTTCATTTATCGCTGAGGATCTCGTACCCGAACGCGGAACAAATCAAGGCCGCAAAAGAAGGCAATTACGAGCCCGGTGGCGATATCATGATCCACGGCTACCCGAACAAGATTCCAGCATTTCTCTTTAAATTTTGGCACAAGTGGAAGGATTGGACCGCCGGCTGCATCGCCGTCACAAACGACGAAATCGAAGAAATCTACGACGCCGTCAAGGACGGTACACCTATAACCATCAAGCCTTAG
- a CDS encoding type II toxin-antitoxin system HicB family antitoxin: MDYAAKIEKDKDMGYVVSFPDLPNVNAFGETREEAIKQAKDALDGAMECDLDMGYSFVYPKTMPDADKNLVAIQLSPRIEVAYKIFEARRGKTKAEVAKAAGFTPQAYQRFETPKGTPTVETLYKIAAALGKKLIIKFA, translated from the coding sequence ATGGATTACGCTGCAAAAATTGAAAAAGATAAAGACATGGGATACGTGGTTTCGTTCCCGGACCTACCGAACGTAAACGCATTTGGCGAAACTCGCGAAGAAGCTATTAAGCAGGCAAAGGACGCACTTGATGGAGCAATGGAATGCGACCTTGATATGGGTTATTCGTTCGTTTATCCAAAGACGATGCCTGATGCAGACAAAAACCTTGTCGCCATTCAACTATCCCCAAGAATTGAAGTGGCGTACAAAATTTTTGAAGCCCGCCGTGGCAAAACAAAAGCAGAAGTTGCAAAAGCAGCCGGATTCACACCGCAAGCGTACCAGCGTTTTGAGACCCCCAAAGGCACACCTACCGTAGAAACTCTCTACAAAATTGCAGCGGCACTCGGAAAAAAATTGATAATCAAATTCGCCTAA
- a CDS encoding type II toxin-antitoxin system HicA family toxin: MKFREICKYAEDHGWVKARVSGDHYIYTKPGRRSVPIQRNKHEIEGAYLKRILKQFD, translated from the coding sequence ATGAAATTTAGAGAAATATGCAAATACGCCGAAGATCATGGATGGGTTAAAGCTAGAGTTTCTGGCGATCACTACATCTACACCAAGCCCGGAAGACGATCAGTGCCGATACAAAGAAACAAGCACGAAATCGAGGGAGCATACTTGAAGCGCATTCTAAAGCAATTTGATTAA
- a CDS encoding 3-isopropylmalate dehydratase small subunit 2, whose product MNSIDIVKGSGVPVRGNDIDTDRIIPARFLKCVTFEGLGANAFADDIAGLAAQGKVHPFRDPAYKNGSILVSNQNFGCGSSREHAPQALKRWGIRAIIAESYSEIFFGNCVAIGVPCYKVSHEVADKILAWIEAHPSEELVTSTESRTLKMGDETIELTLADGPRGQFLDGSWHARSALMANADKVQELAKKLPYMNFLK is encoded by the coding sequence ATGAATTCTATCGACATTGTTAAAGGTTCCGGCGTTCCTGTACGCGGCAACGACATCGACACTGACCGTATCATCCCGGCACGCTTCCTCAAGTGCGTCACGTTCGAAGGCCTCGGCGCAAACGCCTTTGCCGACGATATCGCTGGCCTCGCCGCTCAGGGCAAGGTCCACCCGTTCCGCGATCCGGCCTACAAGAACGGCTCCATCCTCGTTTCGAACCAGAACTTCGGTTGCGGTTCCAGCCGTGAACACGCTCCGCAGGCTCTCAAGCGCTGGGGCATCCGCGCCATCATCGCCGAAAGCTACTCCGAAATCTTCTTCGGTAACTGCGTCGCTATTGGCGTTCCTTGCTACAAGGTGAGCCACGAAGTCGCAGACAAGATCCTCGCCTGGATCGAAGCTCACCCGAGCGAAGAACTCGTCACCAGCACCGAAAGCCGTACGCTCAAGATGGGTGACGAAACCATCGAGCTCACGCTTGCTGACGGCCCCCGCGGTCAGTTCCTCGACGGCTCCTGGCACGCACGCTCCGCCCTCATGGCCAACGCCGACAAGGTGCAGGAACTCGCCAAGAAGCTCCCGTACATGAACTTTCTGAAGTAG
- the leuC gene encoding 3-isopropylmalate dehydratase large subunit has product MGKSLYQKIFESHTVAKLPSGQCQLFIGLHLCHEVTSPQAFAQLREEGQKVLFPERTFATVDHIIPTTFPERNRPLQDGISEEMFSHIENNTKNNGIKFFGPATAEQGVIHIVGPEEGVTQPGMTVACGDSHTATHGAFGAIAFGIGTSQVADVLATQTLAMSPLKTRRIKFTGKLKPGVTAKDVALAYIAKLGVNGGVGYAYEFAGPVIEEMGMEGRMTVCNMAIEGGARVGYCNPDEKTFEYLKGRPYAPKADKWDEAVAYWKSVATDADAQFDDEVEINCDNLEPMVTWGITPAQAIPLNGNMPKIDEFEGSEKKVISEAYEYMGWEEGSKMIGRPIDIAFVGSCTNGRLSDLQAAAEIIKGHKIAPTVKMWVVPGSMKIKVEAEQLGLDKIFKEAGAEWREAGCSLCLAMNPDKLKGRQVSASSSNRNFKGRQGSPTGRTILMSPAMVAAAAIEGKITDVRKYIK; this is encoded by the coding sequence ATGGGAAAATCACTCTATCAGAAAATTTTCGAAAGCCACACGGTAGCTAAGCTCCCGAGCGGCCAGTGCCAGCTCTTTATCGGGCTTCACCTCTGCCACGAAGTGACGAGTCCGCAGGCCTTCGCCCAGCTCCGCGAAGAAGGCCAGAAGGTGCTGTTCCCGGAACGCACTTTTGCAACGGTCGACCACATTATCCCGACCACATTCCCGGAACGCAACCGCCCGCTCCAGGACGGCATTTCCGAAGAGATGTTCTCCCATATCGAAAACAACACCAAGAACAACGGCATCAAGTTCTTTGGCCCCGCTACTGCTGAACAGGGCGTGATCCACATCGTTGGCCCCGAAGAAGGCGTTACGCAGCCGGGCATGACCGTTGCTTGCGGTGACTCCCACACGGCAACCCACGGCGCATTCGGCGCTATCGCATTCGGTATCGGCACAAGCCAGGTGGCAGACGTTCTCGCCACCCAGACGCTCGCCATGAGCCCCTTGAAGACTCGCCGCATCAAGTTCACCGGCAAGCTCAAGCCGGGTGTGACCGCCAAGGACGTCGCCCTTGCTTACATCGCTAAGCTCGGCGTGAACGGTGGCGTTGGCTACGCTTACGAATTTGCAGGCCCGGTCATCGAAGAAATGGGCATGGAAGGCCGTATGACGGTCTGCAACATGGCTATCGAAGGTGGCGCCCGCGTCGGTTACTGCAACCCCGACGAAAAGACTTTTGAATACCTCAAGGGCCGTCCGTACGCCCCGAAGGCTGACAAGTGGGACGAAGCCGTTGCTTACTGGAAGTCTGTGGCTACCGACGCCGACGCCCAGTTTGACGACGAAGTCGAAATCAACTGCGACAACCTCGAACCGATGGTTACCTGGGGTATCACTCCGGCTCAGGCCATTCCGCTCAACGGCAATATGCCGAAGATCGACGAATTCGAAGGCAGCGAAAAGAAGGTCATTTCCGAAGCCTACGAATACATGGGCTGGGAAGAAGGTTCCAAGATGATTGGCCGCCCGATCGACATCGCCTTCGTGGGTAGCTGCACCAACGGCCGCCTCTCCGACTTGCAGGCCGCCGCCGAAATCATCAAGGGCCACAAAATCGCCCCGACCGTCAAGATGTGGGTCGTTCCGGGTTCCATGAAGATCAAGGTGGAAGCCGAACAGCTCGGTCTCGACAAGATCTTTAAGGAAGCCGGTGCCGAATGGCGCGAAGCAGGCTGCTCACTCTGCCTCGCTATGAACCCGGATAAGCTCAAGGGTCGCCAGGTCAGCGCAAGCTCCAGCAACCGTAACTTCAAGGGTCGCCAGGGCAGCCCCACGGGCCGCACCATCCTCATGAGCCCCGCCATGGTGGCTGCTGCCGCCATCGAAGGCAAGATCACCGACGTCCGTAAGTACATCAAGTAA
- a CDS encoding M23 family metallopeptidase — protein MQRKVLENLYNQGGLTLFAISDEDALPTEALQKFALALNAGARFIVIDFSGKHPFTGNAPFQALDLSQKRLSHDDIEQISATDGNIMFSGKKAIPSSDTEFRTLYHNLKNLEKIAPHVIGIISTEQVENVGALVSMARILIMHVTEKSSNSAASFIEDVKESQGIEILWLSKELPARRKYPKARKAIRRNACATKEALAADFQKNPEEFAKIVKKLHKVSILVKNPLDGVPRLVRNLFPLLLLAVIVAPFLFVTDIDRSDSNLRDRIQERNQLSVAPSFEYTFDGVENMQRIARYAIGRFDAIITNEKMIKNYVAKTLEDNGFGVTAWEKGNLNIPPKGTTIRFSRPDDIKRPASADTIGAAWKYWTSVISDSISYITEFYHEYATATQRKHNGIDVASRQGARILAPFGAKAWTSRDERGGVIIALVRKQDVILFMHCDKLLYLNGQEVMPGDPIATVGTTGHTTGPHAHIVTGLVSKKGKKRVGNVRYDVIDPIKWFYKFKPTSK, from the coding sequence ATGCAAAGAAAGGTCCTGGAAAACCTTTACAATCAAGGCGGGCTAACGCTTTTCGCCATCTCTGACGAAGATGCGCTGCCCACGGAAGCCTTGCAAAAATTCGCACTGGCACTTAACGCCGGTGCGCGTTTTATTGTAATTGACTTTTCCGGCAAGCATCCGTTCACAGGAAACGCGCCGTTCCAGGCCTTAGATCTTTCTCAAAAGCGACTTTCCCACGACGATATTGAACAGATTTCCGCCACCGACGGAAACATAATGTTCTCAGGGAAAAAAGCCATTCCCTCATCGGACACCGAATTTAGAACTCTCTACCACAATCTCAAGAACCTCGAGAAGATTGCCCCCCACGTCATCGGAATCATTTCGACAGAACAAGTTGAAAATGTCGGAGCACTGGTCTCGATGGCCCGAATCCTGATCATGCATGTCACCGAGAAATCATCAAACTCGGCAGCATCGTTCATCGAGGATGTCAAGGAATCCCAAGGAATCGAGATTCTATGGCTTTCAAAAGAACTCCCCGCTAGGCGGAAATACCCGAAAGCCCGTAAAGCAATCCGCCGCAACGCCTGCGCCACCAAAGAAGCTCTCGCTGCCGATTTCCAAAAAAATCCCGAAGAATTCGCAAAAATCGTCAAAAAGCTCCATAAGGTTTCCATTCTCGTCAAAAATCCGCTTGACGGCGTACCGAGGCTCGTTCGCAACCTGTTCCCGCTACTGCTTTTAGCCGTCATTGTCGCACCATTCCTCTTTGTCACAGACATCGACAGGAGCGATTCTAATCTCCGCGACCGCATCCAGGAAAGAAACCAGCTATCCGTAGCCCCGTCATTTGAATACACCTTCGACGGCGTTGAAAACATGCAACGCATCGCCCGTTACGCAATAGGTCGATTTGACGCCATCATCACAAACGAGAAGATGATCAAGAACTACGTTGCAAAAACGCTTGAAGATAACGGTTTTGGCGTAACCGCTTGGGAAAAGGGAAACCTCAACATTCCGCCCAAAGGAACAACAATCCGCTTTTCGCGTCCAGACGACATAAAGCGTCCAGCCTCGGCAGACACCATCGGCGCCGCATGGAAATACTGGACGTCAGTCATTTCGGACAGCATATCCTATATAACCGAATTTTACCACGAATACGCAACGGCCACGCAGAGAAAGCACAACGGCATCGACGTCGCAAGCCGCCAAGGTGCGCGTATTCTGGCCCCGTTTGGCGCAAAAGCCTGGACAAGCCGCGATGAACGCGGTGGCGTGATTATAGCGCTCGTTCGTAAGCAAGACGTTATCCTGTTCATGCACTGCGACAAGCTCCTTTATTTGAACGGTCAGGAAGTCATGCCGGGCGACCCGATTGCAACGGTCGGCACCACAGGCCACACCACAGGCCCCCACGCGCACATTGTAACAGGCCTTGTCAGCAAGAAAGGGAAAAAACGCGTCGGCAATGTCCGTTACGATGTCATTGACCCCATCAAGTGGTTTTACAAGTTCAAACCAACATCGAAATAG